One genomic region from Nitrospira sp. CR1.1 encodes:
- a CDS encoding proline--tRNA ligase, whose translation MRVSETLIPTLREDPGEAETVSHRLMLRAGLIRKVAAGIYTYLPLGLRVLRKIERIVREEMNRAGAQEVLMPVASPAELWRETGRWDFYGKELLRFKDRHERDFCLGPTHEEVITDLFRREVRSYRQMPLNFYQIQTKFRDEIRPRFGLMRGREFIMKDAYSFDRDEAGARLSYQKMYDAYNRIFARCGLTFRPVEADTGLIGGSSSHEFMVLAETGEETIVYAENGAYAANVERAEVLPPEESPLPAPRPLTAVSTPGRRTVEEVTTFLNIAPDQLVKTLLYSTGKDAVAILVRGDHDVNEIKVKRLLGATDIELVAPELIPKLTGAPVGFAGPVGLKQIRILADLAVKTMANFVVGGNQADTHFIDANWARDFTVDQFADLRNAQAGDVSPRKDGILRTAKGIEVGHVFMLGTKYSQAMKATFLDAQGQEQLAVMGCYGIGVSRVSAASVEQNHDAKGIKWPIPIAPFHVTLLPLSQSEPVTRLADSLYRTMEQSGIEVLWDDRDERAGVKFNDADLIGAPFHLVIGEKGLAQGQVELKLRHTGETRKIAPDQVIPTLTALLQAAS comes from the coding sequence ATGCGCGTCTCCGAAACTCTTATTCCAACATTACGGGAAGATCCGGGCGAAGCTGAAACGGTCAGTCATCGCCTCATGCTGCGCGCGGGCCTGATCCGGAAAGTCGCCGCCGGCATCTATACCTATCTTCCGCTTGGACTGCGCGTGCTCCGGAAGATTGAACGCATCGTCCGCGAGGAAATGAATCGGGCCGGCGCGCAGGAAGTGCTCATGCCTGTCGCCTCTCCTGCCGAACTGTGGCGTGAAACCGGACGGTGGGATTTCTATGGCAAAGAGCTCCTCCGGTTCAAAGACCGGCATGAGCGCGATTTCTGCCTCGGGCCGACACACGAGGAAGTGATCACCGATCTCTTCCGCCGGGAAGTCCGCTCCTATCGGCAGATGCCGTTGAACTTCTATCAGATCCAGACGAAATTCCGGGATGAGATCCGTCCACGCTTCGGGTTGATGCGCGGCCGCGAGTTCATCATGAAGGATGCGTACAGCTTCGATCGGGACGAAGCCGGGGCCAGACTGAGTTATCAAAAAATGTACGATGCCTACAACCGTATCTTCGCTCGCTGCGGACTGACGTTCCGTCCCGTGGAGGCGGACACCGGATTGATCGGAGGAAGCTCCTCCCACGAATTCATGGTGCTGGCCGAAACCGGTGAGGAAACGATTGTCTACGCCGAGAACGGCGCCTACGCCGCCAACGTTGAACGCGCCGAGGTGCTTCCGCCCGAGGAATCCCCATTGCCGGCTCCCCGACCGCTGACCGCCGTCTCGACTCCAGGGCGACGGACGGTGGAGGAAGTCACCACGTTCCTGAACATTGCGCCAGATCAACTCGTAAAAACACTGCTCTACAGCACGGGCAAGGACGCTGTCGCCATCCTGGTTCGAGGCGATCATGACGTGAACGAAATCAAGGTCAAGCGGCTCCTCGGTGCAACCGATATCGAGCTCGTCGCGCCGGAGCTGATTCCCAAGTTGACCGGCGCACCCGTCGGCTTTGCCGGCCCAGTCGGTTTGAAACAGATTAGAATCCTGGCCGATTTGGCAGTAAAGACGATGGCGAACTTTGTCGTCGGAGGCAACCAGGCCGACACTCACTTCATCGATGCCAACTGGGCGCGTGATTTCACAGTCGACCAATTCGCCGACCTCCGCAATGCACAAGCCGGGGATGTCTCCCCGCGCAAAGACGGCATCCTGAGGACGGCGAAGGGGATCGAAGTCGGCCATGTCTTCATGCTGGGGACAAAGTATAGCCAGGCGATGAAGGCCACATTTTTAGATGCGCAGGGACAGGAACAGCTCGCCGTCATGGGCTGTTATGGAATCGGCGTGAGCCGGGTTTCTGCGGCATCGGTCGAACAGAATCACGACGCCAAGGGCATCAAGTGGCCGATTCCGATCGCGCCCTTTCACGTCACACTGTTGCCGCTGAGTCAGTCTGAACCGGTGACCCGGCTAGCCGACTCCCTGTATCGAACGATGGAACAATCCGGCATCGAAGTCCTGTGGGACGACCGCGACGAGCGGGCGGGCGTCAAATTCAACGATGCCGACCTGATCGGCGCCCCGTTCCACCTGGTCATCGGAGAAAAAGGGTTGGCGCAGGGACAGGTCGAGCTCAAACTGCGGCACACCGGCGAAACCAGGAAAATCGCTCCGGATCAAGTGATCCCGACCCTGACCGCGCTTCTGCAAGCCGCGTCCTAA
- a CDS encoding ATP-binding cassette domain-containing protein gives MTEPAIMFENVRAPMLGGDLWLELDLRIMAGEFVACVGPGRAGKSLMVELAAGLVAPESGRVLVLGKDWSEVADEDTKSVRLRVGVVLQQPGLLSNMTLFNNVLLPLRYHRGGMSDRHREQAVMGQLERLGLAALRDRFPAELNQGEARRGAIARAMMLAPEVLLLDDPVAGLDADMVLGLKGYVEEWRAHHPLTVLAVLRAWSPFVEAVDRVVVLREGRVQADGTRDGVRELVPAALKRYVE, from the coding sequence ATGACCGAGCCGGCCATTATGTTTGAGAACGTCCGCGCGCCCATGTTGGGCGGGGATCTATGGTTGGAACTAGATCTCAGAATTATGGCGGGGGAGTTTGTCGCCTGTGTCGGACCGGGTCGTGCCGGGAAAAGTTTGATGGTTGAGCTTGCCGCCGGACTGGTTGCTCCGGAATCGGGACGGGTTCTTGTCTTGGGGAAGGATTGGAGCGAGGTTGCGGACGAAGATACGAAGTCTGTGCGGCTGCGAGTCGGCGTGGTGCTGCAACAACCGGGGCTGTTGAGCAATATGACGCTGTTCAACAACGTGCTCCTGCCGCTTCGCTATCACCGGGGAGGCATGTCGGATCGGCATCGCGAACAAGCGGTCATGGGACAGTTGGAGCGGTTAGGATTGGCCGCTCTGCGGGATCGTTTTCCCGCTGAGCTCAACCAGGGCGAAGCGCGCCGGGGAGCCATTGCGCGAGCCATGATGTTGGCGCCGGAAGTCCTGCTCCTCGATGATCCGGTGGCTGGATTGGACGCCGACATGGTCTTAGGACTGAAAGGTTATGTCGAAGAGTGGCGAGCCCATCATCCCTTGACGGTGCTGGCGGTGTTGCGCGCCTGGTCACCGTTCGTCGAAGCTGTCGATCGGGTGGTGGTCCTTCGCGAGGGGCGTGTGCAGGCGGACGGAACTCGTGATGGGGTGCGTGAACTTGTCCCGGCAGCGCTGAAACGGTATGTGGAATAG
- a CDS encoding phosphatidate cytidylyltransferase, with product MSPTVDKARPRSSSETVRRVMAAVVFLPIFYILVHDLGPIAFFGLVALSGMLAVAEFYRLHLAQAPWPWWSWVGVAATGVLLSSIQWPAFIADRTVLLGTVLLALCMPLLSGKPLRDSLTDGMVLVMGVLYIGLSLSHLLLIRALPDGALLIFFVVLVTWAADTGAYIAGKAMGRHPLAPVVSPKKTYEGLAGGILLACLGAIAARAWFLPSISLVDCLVLGVILTLAGLIGDLAESAMKRSTGFKDSGALIPGHGGMLDRLDSLLFTGPAFYYYVGIVNNV from the coding sequence AACCGTTCGCCGTGTGATGGCCGCGGTCGTTTTTCTGCCGATCTTCTATATCCTGGTGCACGACCTCGGGCCGATCGCCTTCTTCGGGTTGGTTGCCCTCTCCGGTATGCTGGCGGTAGCAGAGTTCTACCGGCTCCACTTGGCTCAAGCACCTTGGCCTTGGTGGAGCTGGGTGGGAGTTGCCGCGACCGGGGTATTACTGAGCAGCATTCAATGGCCAGCATTCATTGCAGATCGGACAGTATTGTTGGGAACCGTCCTTCTCGCACTCTGCATGCCGCTGCTCTCCGGCAAACCATTGCGCGATTCGCTCACGGACGGCATGGTGCTGGTGATGGGCGTCCTGTATATCGGACTCTCACTCAGCCACCTCCTGCTCATTCGAGCATTGCCCGACGGAGCATTACTGATTTTCTTCGTCGTCCTGGTGACCTGGGCGGCCGATACCGGGGCCTATATCGCAGGAAAGGCCATGGGGCGGCACCCGCTGGCGCCGGTCGTCAGCCCGAAAAAAACCTATGAGGGCTTGGCGGGAGGCATTCTTCTGGCCTGCCTGGGAGCGATCGCGGCACGCGCCTGGTTCCTTCCCAGCATCTCACTCGTCGATTGTCTGGTGCTCGGCGTGATCCTCACCCTCGCCGGCCTCATCGGCGACCTGGCGGAATCAGCCATGAAACGCAGCACGGGATTCAAAGACTCCGGCGCCCTGATTCCAGGCCATGGAGGAATGTTGGATCGGCTGGATAGCCTCTTGTTCACTGGACCGGCCTTTTACTACTATGTCGGGATCGTCAATAATGTGTAA
- the rseP gene encoding RIP metalloprotease RseP gives MGTTFAWSPDVVSMLTHWALPFLVVLGVLVAFHEMGHFLAARWVGVKVLKFSLGFGPKIFGRQIGETEYLLSVVPLGGYVKLFGEDEHETLTPEDKKRAFVHQSLWGKTLIVAAGPIFNFILAYLIYTAYIGLGYTLPVPSFKDIIPEIEAVLPGSPADLAGLKPGDRVIRVNDKEISTNAELLKYISQSNGKQLTLDLTRGEQIKTVLVTPSKTTIQDNGKATTIFQLGIEERAPVITAVIPGSPAQAAGLAAGDRVVRIDGHDIFTWSQMTALVRENPNHALQFDVQRGGSAQSVSVTPMGEKATIDGKPTEVGKIGISAQNQTILQTNDPLKAPWLGAQATWGWTELTVVGIYKIITGDISRKNIGGPLTIAKTAGDAAEQGTSSLVFLMAMLSINLGVLNLLPIPILDGGHLLFFFIEAIRRKPLEDRQRELAQQVGLVLLVGIMIFAFWNDIERLISP, from the coding sequence GTGGGAACAACCTTTGCCTGGTCCCCTGACGTGGTGTCGATGCTGACTCACTGGGCCCTTCCGTTCCTGGTGGTCCTGGGCGTGCTCGTCGCCTTTCACGAAATGGGCCATTTTCTCGCGGCGCGCTGGGTCGGGGTGAAAGTCCTGAAGTTTTCGCTCGGGTTCGGGCCAAAGATTTTCGGGCGCCAGATCGGGGAAACGGAGTATCTGTTATCGGTCGTGCCCCTGGGCGGATATGTGAAGCTCTTCGGCGAAGACGAGCACGAAACCCTGACGCCGGAAGACAAAAAGCGGGCCTTTGTTCATCAATCCCTCTGGGGCAAAACACTCATTGTGGCAGCGGGGCCCATTTTCAATTTTATCCTCGCCTATCTGATCTATACGGCCTACATCGGGCTCGGCTACACCCTGCCCGTGCCAAGCTTTAAGGACATCATCCCTGAAATTGAAGCCGTGCTCCCCGGATCACCGGCCGATCTGGCAGGGTTGAAGCCTGGCGATCGAGTCATCCGGGTGAACGACAAAGAAATCTCAACCAACGCGGAACTGTTGAAATACATCTCCCAGAGCAACGGGAAACAACTCACGTTGGACCTCACGCGCGGCGAGCAGATCAAAACGGTGCTCGTTACGCCCAGCAAGACCACCATCCAGGACAACGGCAAGGCGACGACGATCTTCCAACTCGGGATCGAAGAACGCGCGCCGGTGATTACGGCCGTCATTCCGGGATCTCCCGCACAGGCCGCAGGGCTTGCTGCCGGAGACCGTGTCGTCCGCATTGACGGGCATGACATCTTCACGTGGTCGCAGATGACGGCGCTGGTGCGTGAGAATCCGAATCACGCGCTTCAGTTCGACGTTCAACGAGGCGGATCCGCACAGTCGGTTTCCGTGACTCCGATGGGTGAAAAGGCCACGATCGACGGAAAGCCGACCGAGGTCGGAAAAATCGGCATCTCCGCCCAGAACCAAACTATTCTGCAAACCAACGACCCCCTCAAAGCGCCTTGGTTAGGCGCGCAAGCAACCTGGGGCTGGACCGAACTCACGGTGGTCGGGATTTACAAGATCATCACCGGGGATATCTCCCGCAAGAATATCGGCGGCCCGCTCACCATCGCAAAAACTGCCGGAGATGCGGCCGAGCAGGGCACCTCCAGTCTGGTCTTTCTCATGGCGATGCTGAGCATCAACCTGGGGGTCCTGAACCTGCTGCCCATTCCTATTTTGGACGGCGGCCACTTGTTATTCTTCTTTATTGAAGCCATTCGACGAAAACCACTTGAAGATCGGCAGCGAGAACTGGCACAACAGGTGGGGTTGGTGCTGCTGGTCGGCATCATGATTTTTGCTTTCTGGAACGACATCGAGCGGTTGATTTCCCCATAG
- a CDS encoding general secretion pathway protein GspE — MQPKAPLPGVGDAALKSGNAEQVKRISARILAAADIDQILLDLRHEILGCFDADDLTLFVVDSEKKEIFSKIPHLDTVQEVRTPITEQSLAGFCAKYLRPVNVGDAYSLVELSAIHPALTHDATYDKNTGFKTKQVLAYPVVAENKYLMGVIQLLNKKSGGRFTRKDEECVAEIAKSLGTAFYTLRKTSKKPPSKFDYLLTNGKISQHDLDVALAEAKKGTTDIESQLIEKYKIPKAEIGKSLANFHKCPYIEYNERTIVDIELLKNLNVDYLKKNHWMPLKRDRAAIEILTDDPGDLDRVQDIKRTFPGLNIRFAVSLRRDIALFLASTTGTPDVSNKMNENVSDILGELVNESQLEAQEDASSAGLDENDNAIVRLANQIIADAFRQGTSDIHIEPYGEKRDTLVRFRVDGDCFEYMKIPPSYRRAIVSRLKIMASLDIAERRKPQDGKIKFKIGENKEIELRVATIPTAGYNEDVVMRILAASEPLPVDKMGFSERNLREIKSIAEKPYGIILCVGPTGSGKTTTLHSVLGYINTPDIKIWTAEDPVEITQYGLRQVQVHAKIGFTFAAAMRAFLRADPDVIMVGEMRDKETADTGIEASLTGHLVLSTLHTNSAVETITRLLDMGCDSFSFADAMLGVLAQRLARRICKDCKEAYQPSKEEYEELRLGYGPEYWDALKIPFDANFRLYRGKGCDTCNRTGLKGRVALHELLLGTDKMKKLIQNKAKTDEMLKAGMEDGMTTLVQDGIQKVLQGHTTYKEVKAVAIK, encoded by the coding sequence ATGCAGCCCAAAGCTCCGCTGCCTGGTGTAGGCGATGCCGCTCTCAAGTCCGGGAACGCCGAACAGGTCAAGCGGATCAGCGCCCGGATTCTCGCCGCCGCCGACATAGACCAAATCCTGCTGGACCTGCGCCATGAAATTCTAGGCTGCTTCGACGCAGATGACCTCACGCTCTTCGTGGTGGATTCGGAAAAGAAAGAAATCTTCTCCAAGATTCCCCATCTCGACACTGTTCAGGAAGTGCGCACCCCGATCACCGAACAAAGCCTTGCGGGGTTCTGCGCCAAATACCTGCGCCCCGTCAATGTCGGCGATGCTTACAGCCTCGTGGAGCTCAGCGCGATTCACCCGGCGCTCACGCACGATGCCACCTACGACAAGAACACCGGCTTCAAAACAAAACAGGTCCTCGCCTACCCCGTCGTCGCCGAAAACAAATATCTCATGGGGGTGATTCAACTCCTCAACAAGAAAAGCGGCGGACGGTTCACGCGCAAAGATGAAGAGTGTGTCGCGGAAATCGCCAAATCGTTGGGAACCGCGTTCTACACGCTTCGAAAGACGTCAAAAAAACCGCCGTCCAAGTTTGACTACCTGCTGACCAATGGAAAGATTTCTCAGCACGATCTCGATGTGGCCCTCGCCGAAGCCAAAAAAGGCACGACGGATATCGAATCGCAGCTCATCGAAAAATATAAGATTCCAAAAGCCGAGATCGGCAAATCGCTCGCCAATTTCCACAAGTGCCCCTATATCGAATACAACGAACGCACGATCGTCGACATCGAGTTACTCAAAAACCTCAATGTTGATTACCTGAAAAAAAATCATTGGATGCCGCTCAAGCGGGATCGCGCCGCCATTGAAATTCTGACGGACGATCCCGGCGACCTCGACCGCGTCCAGGACATCAAGCGCACATTCCCCGGGCTCAACATTCGCTTTGCCGTCAGCCTTCGCCGCGATATCGCTCTGTTCCTGGCTAGCACCACCGGAACCCCCGACGTCAGCAACAAGATGAATGAGAATGTCTCTGACATTCTCGGCGAATTGGTCAACGAATCGCAGCTCGAAGCCCAGGAAGACGCGTCCAGTGCGGGGCTCGACGAAAACGACAATGCCATCGTGCGGCTGGCCAATCAGATCATCGCCGACGCCTTCCGGCAAGGCACGTCCGACATTCACATCGAACCCTATGGGGAAAAGCGCGATACGCTCGTCCGGTTTCGGGTCGATGGCGACTGCTTCGAGTACATGAAGATTCCGCCGAGTTATCGCCGCGCCATCGTGTCACGCCTGAAGATCATGGCCAGCCTCGATATCGCGGAGCGACGCAAGCCGCAAGACGGAAAGATCAAATTTAAAATCGGCGAGAACAAGGAAATCGAGTTGCGCGTCGCCACCATCCCGACTGCCGGCTATAACGAAGACGTGGTCATGCGTATCCTGGCCGCCAGTGAACCGCTGCCGGTCGATAAGATGGGCTTTTCGGAACGTAATCTGCGCGAGATCAAAAGCATCGCCGAGAAACCCTACGGCATCATTCTCTGCGTGGGTCCCACCGGTTCCGGAAAGACGACCACTCTGCACTCGGTGCTCGGCTACATCAACACGCCGGACATCAAGATCTGGACGGCGGAAGACCCGGTCGAAATCACGCAGTACGGCCTGCGCCAGGTCCAGGTGCATGCCAAGATCGGATTCACCTTCGCGGCGGCCATGCGCGCCTTCCTCCGCGCCGATCCGGACGTCATCATGGTCGGAGAAATGCGGGATAAAGAAACGGCGGATACCGGCATCGAAGCCTCGCTGACCGGTCACTTGGTGCTCAGCACGTTGCACACCAATAGCGCGGTGGAAACCATCACCCGCTTGCTCGACATGGGCTGCGACTCGTTCAGTTTCGCCGACGCCATGCTGGGCGTACTGGCTCAACGGTTGGCCCGGCGCATCTGCAAAGACTGCAAGGAGGCGTATCAGCCGTCGAAGGAGGAATACGAGGAACTGCGCCTGGGATACGGCCCTGAATATTGGGACGCCCTCAAAATCCCCTTCGACGCAAACTTCCGTCTCTATCGGGGCAAAGGGTGCGACACCTGTAATCGTACCGGACTGAAAGGCCGCGTGGCGCTCCACGAGTTGCTTCTGGGCACCGACAAAATGAAAAAGTTGATCCAGAACAAAGCGAAGACCGATGAGATGCTGAAGGCCGGCATGGAAGACGGAATGACCACCCTGGTCCAGGACGGCATCCAGAAGGTCCTGCAGGGACATACGACGTACAAAGAAGTCAAAGCCGTCGCCATCAAGTAG
- a CDS encoding tetratricopeptide repeat protein, translated as MRATIQASVAGVCAMVWCLWAGCASPPPPAPPAPQPGPLAAQSESLRRQGDRLMMRGDLARAGEEYEAARWMAESLDDTKRLIGALNDVGRVALRRGDVSQAVESHVRAVTLAQQLGEPDLLMDSLTALATAEHQAGNIQDAERRYEEALELAQQRNSRSVEATLRNNLGLVRQGKGEMAQAAQLFRQAMALNQAMGNPESEASNHVNLGMLAEARHDYEAAEREYGRALELDKAAEQRTDIAADLLRLGRIADRRGFPDQGLAYSERAYRSYLAQEAFDQARSALSQAVACAKKLERTRDIARLERELNRLTSLHPAR; from the coding sequence ATGAGAGCGACAATCCAGGCCTCAGTGGCGGGAGTCTGCGCCATGGTGTGGTGTCTGTGGGCGGGATGTGCGAGTCCTCCGCCGCCGGCTCCTCCCGCGCCACAACCAGGACCATTAGCCGCGCAAAGTGAATCTTTGAGGCGTCAGGGTGATCGTTTGATGATGCGAGGAGATCTGGCCCGCGCTGGTGAAGAGTACGAGGCGGCGCGTTGGATGGCGGAAAGCCTCGATGACACGAAGCGTCTCATCGGCGCCCTCAATGATGTCGGACGTGTCGCTCTCAGGCGCGGAGATGTTTCTCAGGCGGTTGAGTCTCACGTGCGAGCCGTGACCTTGGCGCAACAACTGGGAGAGCCCGATCTCTTGATGGACAGTCTGACCGCCTTGGCCACTGCGGAGCATCAAGCGGGAAACATACAGGATGCAGAGCGGCGGTATGAAGAAGCCTTGGAGCTCGCTCAGCAGAGAAACAGTCGATCAGTCGAAGCGACGCTCCGGAACAACCTTGGACTCGTACGGCAGGGTAAAGGGGAGATGGCGCAGGCCGCGCAATTGTTCCGTCAGGCCATGGCCTTGAATCAGGCGATGGGAAATCCGGAATCCGAAGCCAGTAATCATGTGAATCTCGGCATGCTGGCCGAAGCACGACATGACTATGAGGCGGCAGAACGGGAATATGGGCGAGCCCTCGAGTTGGATAAGGCGGCGGAACAACGGACGGACATCGCGGCTGATTTACTACGGCTGGGCCGGATTGCGGACCGGCGGGGGTTTCCCGATCAAGGGTTGGCCTATTCGGAGCGGGCGTATCGAAGCTATTTAGCACAAGAAGCATTTGACCAGGCGCGGTCGGCCTTGAGTCAGGCTGTGGCCTGCGCGAAGAAACTGGAACGAACCAGAGACATTGCGCGGTTGGAGAGAGAATTGAACCGGCTCACGTCGTTGCATCCTGCGCGGTAG
- a CDS encoding ABC transporter permease has translation MEGGSERMITWVGRKTIAGYAYLAALATLFAQAVLDLIIRPRQGRGETFRVLVRQILFTGVDALPVTTVIALLLGIIIVTQAGTQLPRLGAGGLVGSIIVVTVIRELGPLVTAFIVVGRSGSAIATELGNMSVTREVVALRLMGIPISRFVIMPRMVGMVLSMLCLTLYFDVVAVFGGYLVADAQLTIPLDAFAESVIRALSTTDVLMTAIKGLGFGSAVAAVCCYHGLAVRSSYTEVPQQTTRAMINSFVLCLLIDVVVTVPLYL, from the coding sequence ATGGAAGGCGGTTCGGAACGGATGATCACGTGGGTAGGACGCAAGACCATCGCGGGATACGCCTATCTGGCGGCGCTGGCGACGTTGTTTGCGCAAGCCGTGCTCGATCTGATCATTCGTCCACGGCAAGGGCGCGGGGAAACGTTCCGGGTGCTGGTCAGGCAGATTCTCTTCACGGGGGTCGATGCGCTGCCGGTCACCACGGTCATTGCGCTGTTGCTGGGCATCATTATTGTGACTCAGGCCGGCACGCAGCTTCCGAGGCTTGGAGCGGGCGGGCTGGTGGGGAGCATCATCGTGGTCACGGTGATTCGGGAGCTCGGTCCGTTGGTTACGGCGTTCATTGTCGTGGGGCGATCCGGGTCGGCCATTGCGACTGAGCTCGGCAACATGTCGGTAACGCGCGAGGTCGTCGCGCTACGGCTCATGGGTATTCCCATCAGCCGTTTTGTCATCATGCCGCGCATGGTCGGCATGGTGCTGTCGATGCTGTGCCTGACACTCTATTTCGATGTGGTGGCGGTATTCGGAGGCTACCTCGTCGCCGATGCGCAATTGACCATTCCTCTCGATGCGTTCGCGGAAAGTGTGATCAGGGCCTTGTCCACGACGGATGTCCTCATGACTGCCATCAAGGGCCTGGGATTTGGATCGGCGGTCGCGGCCGTCTGTTGTTACCATGGCCTGGCCGTCCGATCGTCTTACACGGAGGTGCCGCAACAAACGACCCGAGCGATGATCAATTCGTTCGTTCTCTGTCTGCTGATCGATGTCGTCGTGACGGTGCCGTTGTATCTATGA
- a CDS encoding 1-deoxy-D-xylulose-5-phosphate reductoisomerase: MKNIVILGSTGSIGTNTLDIVDRFPQEFRVIGLTAGSNADKLEAQIRRFRPAFAALASEPAAEKLRLRCTDLPVNILSGNEGVAQVAQSPEAELVISAIVGGAGLLPTLAAIKAGKQIALANKEPMVMAGALMQAEAHKHQVRIFPIDSEHSAIFQSLEGHRREDVKRIILTASGGPLWGFSREQLQDVSPERALQHPNWKMGSKITIDSATLMNKGLEVIEARWLFDIPETQIEVLVHRESIIHSLVEYRDRSVIAQLGLPDMRTPISYAMRYPERMPLDLPSLDLSEMSTLTFFKPDHDRFPCLQLGYDALRISGTMPATMNAANEVAVEAFLHNGIRFLDIPDIIRSTMDAHTPRPIDGLDDALEADRWAREKAESLVHALTR, encoded by the coding sequence ATGAAGAACATCGTCATTCTGGGTTCGACCGGCTCAATCGGCACGAACACCCTCGATATCGTGGATCGGTTTCCCCAGGAGTTTCGCGTCATCGGCCTGACCGCCGGCTCGAATGCCGACAAGCTTGAAGCGCAAATCCGCCGTTTCCGTCCGGCATTCGCCGCCCTGGCCAGCGAACCAGCCGCAGAGAAATTGCGCCTGCGTTGCACCGACCTGCCGGTGAACATTCTCTCCGGCAACGAAGGGGTGGCCCAGGTCGCGCAATCCCCGGAGGCTGAATTGGTGATTTCTGCCATCGTGGGTGGCGCAGGGTTGCTCCCGACGCTGGCCGCGATTAAAGCCGGCAAACAAATCGCGCTCGCGAATAAAGAACCGATGGTCATGGCCGGCGCATTGATGCAGGCGGAAGCCCACAAACATCAGGTTCGCATTTTCCCGATCGATAGCGAACACAGCGCCATCTTTCAATCCCTTGAAGGGCATCGGCGCGAGGACGTCAAGCGTATCATCCTCACGGCCTCCGGGGGACCGCTCTGGGGCTTCTCCCGCGAGCAGCTACAGGATGTCAGCCCTGAACGAGCCTTGCAGCACCCGAACTGGAAGATGGGCTCAAAAATCACCATCGACTCGGCGACGCTGATGAATAAAGGGCTGGAAGTCATTGAAGCGCGTTGGCTCTTCGATATTCCGGAAACCCAGATCGAAGTCCTGGTGCATCGGGAGAGCATTATCCATTCTCTGGTAGAATACAGAGACCGGTCCGTCATCGCACAATTAGGCCTTCCCGATATGCGGACCCCTATTTCCTACGCCATGCGGTATCCTGAACGGATGCCATTGGATCTTCCGTCTCTGGATTTGAGCGAAATGAGCACCTTGACCTTTTTCAAGCCGGACCATGATCGCTTCCCTTGCTTACAACTCGGCTACGACGCGTTGCGGATCAGCGGAACCATGCCGGCCACGATGAACGCCGCCAATGAAGTGGCCGTGGAAGCTTTCCTCCATAACGGCATCCGCTTTCTCGATATTCCGGACATCATTCGGAGTACAATGGACGCTCATACGCCGCGACCAATCGATGGTCTGGATGATGCTCTGGAGGCTGACCGCTGGGCTCGGGAAAAAGCCGAGTCTCTCGTGCATGCCTTGACGCGGTAA
- a CDS encoding MCE family protein, which produces MHYSHRLSSGRLAQIVGTFVLIPALILAVAGFWMSRTEHLFESKYQLKASLSKSYGLEPGAPVVVSGIRIGRVKQVDLNDRGTVDLTLQLLTRYQDMVKDNSDLHITKSGVVVGQTQVDIGMGTASSPVLAEGAIIRAVEPRDIEDLLNEVEPVLMAVKQTLLRVETITQDMQGGLKAGGKALEQVALATQELPAVVASVQRTIASVEQTATALPAMTGSIKRTLSIVDRVTADVQQTTGRLPAILDSAQLTLTSVKRLSDSVSEVSQELGPVIHTAETTLTDMSILVRGAKQTFPFSRFAQNAGPAPKEPPSPSREGARSLRGDQLHR; this is translated from the coding sequence ATGCACTATTCTCATCGTCTATCGAGCGGGCGGCTGGCGCAGATCGTGGGCACATTCGTACTGATTCCCGCGCTGATTCTCGCCGTGGCAGGCTTTTGGATGTCGAGGACGGAACATCTTTTCGAGTCCAAGTATCAGCTCAAGGCCAGCCTGAGTAAATCCTACGGTCTTGAGCCGGGGGCGCCCGTCGTTGTCTCGGGGATTCGCATCGGCCGGGTCAAGCAGGTGGACCTCAACGATCGCGGGACGGTCGATCTGACCCTCCAGCTATTGACGCGGTATCAGGACATGGTGAAAGACAATTCCGACCTGCATATCACCAAGAGCGGGGTGGTGGTCGGGCAGACACAGGTTGATATCGGCATGGGCACCGCCAGCAGTCCGGTATTGGCCGAAGGGGCCATCATTCGTGCCGTTGAACCAAGGGACATCGAAGATCTGCTCAACGAGGTGGAACCGGTGTTGATGGCCGTGAAGCAAACGCTGCTGCGCGTCGAAACCATTACGCAGGATATGCAAGGCGGCCTGAAGGCCGGCGGCAAAGCGCTCGAACAGGTCGCACTGGCCACGCAAGAGCTGCCGGCGGTCGTTGCTTCGGTGCAGCGGACGATTGCGTCGGTCGAACAGACGGCCACTGCGCTCCCGGCCATGACCGGCTCCATCAAGCGCACGCTGAGCATCGTTGATCGGGTGACGGCCGATGTCCAGCAGACCACCGGCCGGCTGCCGGCTATTCTCGACAGTGCGCAATTGACGCTCACCAGCGTCAAGCGACTCTCTGATTCTGTGAGCGAAGTGAGTCAGGAACTGGGGCCCGTCATTCACACGGCTGAAACCACGCTGACCGACATGTCCATTCTGGTGCGCGGGGCCAAGCAGACGTTTCCTTTCAGCCGGTTTGCGCAGAACGCCGGGCCGGCGCCGAAGGAGCCACCGTCACCCTCCCGGGAAGGAGCCCGGAGTTTGAGAGGAGATCAGTTGCATCGATGA